One segment of Neobacillus endophyticus DNA contains the following:
- a CDS encoding IS1182 family transposase yields the protein MIQNQQSMIFSPYMGIYDLVVPKDNLLRKLNDLIDFSFIYDELKDNYCINNGRNAIDPIRMFKYLLLKTIYDLSDIDIVDRSIYDMSFKYFLHMAPEEPVIEPSSLTKFRKLRLKDVNLLDMLINKTVEIAIEKEIIKSKSIIVDATHTKARYNQMAPKEILIDRSKKLRKAIYQIDESMKNKFPEKNTTDVLEDEIDYCQKLIDVIEKEENLIQYPKVKEQLNLLKETVTDDIEHLQSSNDTDAKVGHKTAASSFFGYKTHIAMSEERIITAATVTTGEKNDGKQLETLIEKSIKAGVKVETVIGDAAYSEKGNIEYTKEKEIKLVAKLNPSVTQGFRKKEDQFEFNKDAGMYVCKAGHMAIRKARQGKKGVAVNQVDTYYFDVDKCKNCPFKDGCYKEGAKSKTYSVSIKSNIHTEQEKFQETDYFKEKSKERYKIEAKNSELKHRHGYNVAESSGLVGMELQGAMAIFTVNLKRILNLIDQK from the coding sequence ATGATACAAAATCAACAATCAATGATTTTCAGTCCATATATGGGTATTTATGATTTAGTTGTTCCGAAAGATAATCTTTTGCGTAAACTTAACGATCTGATTGATTTTTCTTTTATTTATGATGAACTTAAGGATAATTATTGCATTAATAATGGTCGAAATGCTATCGACCCTATTCGCATGTTCAAATACTTACTGTTAAAGACAATCTATGATTTGTCTGATATTGACATTGTTGATCGTTCTATATACGACATGTCTTTTAAGTATTTTCTTCATATGGCTCCGGAGGAGCCTGTTATCGAGCCAAGTTCTCTAACCAAGTTTCGAAAACTTCGTTTAAAAGATGTAAACCTTTTGGACATGCTGATCAATAAAACCGTTGAAATTGCCATCGAGAAGGAAATCATAAAAAGCAAATCCATTATCGTGGATGCCACCCATACGAAGGCACGATACAACCAAATGGCACCCAAGGAAATACTTATCGACCGTTCTAAAAAGCTGAGAAAAGCAATTTATCAGATAGATGAATCTATGAAAAATAAGTTCCCTGAAAAAAATACAACTGATGTCTTGGAAGATGAAATCGATTATTGCCAAAAACTCATTGACGTGATTGAAAAAGAAGAGAATCTTATCCAGTACCCGAAAGTAAAGGAACAGTTAAACCTTTTAAAAGAAACAGTTACTGACGATATTGAGCATTTGCAGAGTTCTAATGATACGGATGCAAAAGTAGGTCATAAAACTGCTGCTTCATCGTTTTTTGGATATAAAACTCACATTGCAATGAGTGAAGAAAGAATTATTACAGCCGCAACTGTTACAACAGGAGAAAAAAATGACGGAAAGCAATTAGAAACACTAATTGAAAAGAGTATTAAAGCGGGGGTGAAAGTGGAAACCGTTATTGGTGATGCAGCCTATTCCGAAAAAGGTAATATCGAATACACGAAAGAAAAAGAAATAAAATTAGTGGCGAAGTTAAACCCGTCAGTCACTCAAGGTTTTCGCAAAAAAGAAGACCAATTTGAGTTCAATAAAGATGCTGGAATGTACGTTTGTAAAGCTGGACATATGGCTATAAGGAAGGCACGCCAAGGTAAAAAGGGTGTAGCTGTTAATCAAGTTGACACGTATTATTTTGATGTTGATAAGTGTAAAAACTGCCCATTTAAGGATGGATGTTATAAAGAAGGAGCTAAAAGTAAAACGTATTCTGTGTCTATAAAATCTAATATACATACAGAGCAGGAGAAATTCCAGGAGACTGACTATTTTAAGGAAAAGTCGAAAGAAAGATATAAAATAGAAGCTAAAAATAGTGAATTAAAACACAGACACGGGTACAATGTTGCAGAATCCTCGGGTCTAGTCGGCATGGAATTGCAAGGTGCCATGGCGATATTTACTGTGAATTTAAAAAGAATATTGAATCTAATAGATCAAAAATAG
- a CDS encoding CBO0543 family protein — translation MLNLTVIFIPKRLSGIEMLSIILFSHALEVLADYIFDVMYNMYGYFDKGPEWWSFIYVYGIYPAISVLFLNFFPYGKRFMKIVLYIAAWVLIALIFEKAFLWSKTFYYNSWNMGYSLVLYPGLYLALVLSNKFTRYLVKKVQLKW, via the coding sequence TTGTTAAACTTAACGGTTATTTTTATTCCAAAAAGATTATCCGGCATTGAGATGTTGAGTATTATTTTATTCTCTCATGCTCTAGAAGTACTAGCTGATTATATTTTTGACGTAATGTACAATATGTATGGATATTTTGATAAAGGCCCAGAATGGTGGAGCTTTATTTACGTTTACGGAATCTACCCAGCAATCAGCGTTTTATTTTTGAATTTCTTTCCCTACGGAAAGAGATTCATGAAAATAGTTCTTTATATAGCAGCATGGGTTTTGATTGCATTAATATTTGAAAAGGCCTTTTTATGGAGTAAAACCTTTTATTATAATAGTTGGAATATGGGGTATTCATTAGTACTTTATCCTGGTTTATATTTGGCTTTAGTACTGTCTAATAAATTCACTCGATATCTTGTCAAAAAAGTTCAACTAAAATGGTGA
- a CDS encoding DUF3231 family protein: METNTPIRLTAPEMASLWTQYIFDTMSICFFRYALEHIDDQEIKSIYHTSLEVSKKHIEQITVFMLNENFPIPRGLTEKDDVNIHAPRLFQDPFYLNYIYIMTLQGMTGYALSVSTSVRSDLRKYYITCMSETMELFDQSIDLMLSKGLFTRAPIITPPESIDFVKQQSFLTGWLGDRRPLNAIEIGDITFNVLKMHLHAALTVGFIQVAQSNEVRQHFRRGLEIANKHIKIFESVFDEDQLNSPMSWQSMITDSTSMTFSDKYMMYQIQLSTQLTLSFYGSSISTNSRRDIGAHYLRLILELLQFAEDGANIMIKNGWLEQPPTASDRESLAKERSKK, from the coding sequence TTGGAGACAAATACCCCAATTCGATTAACTGCTCCGGAAATGGCAAGCCTTTGGACTCAATACATTTTTGATACAATGTCGATTTGTTTCTTTCGTTATGCACTCGAACATATCGATGATCAAGAAATCAAATCGATCTACCATACTTCCCTTGAAGTATCCAAAAAGCATATCGAACAAATTACCGTATTCATGTTAAATGAAAATTTTCCTATTCCACGTGGGCTTACAGAAAAAGACGACGTAAACATTCACGCACCGCGTCTTTTTCAAGACCCCTTCTACCTAAATTATATTTATATTATGACTTTGCAAGGAATGACTGGATATGCTTTGTCTGTTAGTACTTCCGTTCGTTCTGACTTACGGAAGTACTACATAACCTGTATGTCCGAAACGATGGAGCTTTTTGATCAATCCATTGATTTAATGCTTTCAAAAGGACTTTTTACTCGAGCTCCTATTATTACACCACCCGAATCAATCGATTTTGTAAAACAGCAAAGTTTTTTAACTGGATGGTTAGGAGATCGTCGTCCGCTGAATGCGATCGAAATTGGCGATATTACTTTCAACGTGCTAAAAATGCATTTACATGCTGCTTTAACAGTGGGATTTATCCAAGTAGCACAATCAAACGAGGTTCGACAACATTTCAGGAGGGGACTTGAAATTGCCAATAAACACATAAAAATATTTGAATCGGTATTTGATGAAGATCAATTAAATTCACCTATGTCCTGGCAATCGATGATTACAGACTCTACTTCTATGACGTTTTCGGATAAATATATGATGTACCAAATTCAATTGTCTACACAATTAACCCTTTCATTTTATGGTTCTTCTATAAGTACCAATTCAAGAAGAGATATTGGTGCTCATTACTTACGACTAATTTTAGAACTTTTACAATTTGCAGAAGACGGAGCAAACATAATGATAAAAAATGGATGGTTGGAGCAGCCACCAACAGCAAGTGACCGAGAATCACTTGCAAAGGAAAGGAGTAAAAAATAA
- a CDS encoding MDR family MFS transporter, which produces MKQNNKALILIGLMIGVIFSELDETAVSTAMPTIIRDLGGLVLYGWVGGVYMLAMTSFMAILGKLADLYGRKRIYLVSMGLFIAGSIVSGSAHSMEMLLVGRGIQGIGAGGLMPLAMVIFGESFPVEQRAKIQGVFGAVMFIPQLVGPLIGGYFVQHISWHWIFLVNIPVGVLAAVILSIGLNESKAKKEVSIDWAGAFLLVSSLICLLLTPVLHQTEGYALSSTKMIILYILGTALLSIFVWVESKSKEPILPLHLFKNRNFVVISALVFVFILAIMGSLSSFPFFAQNVLGLTPTEAGYLTIPIMVGAVGASVIAGHLMPKFAYRNIYGIFFIIPIIGFYLLSGIDAHTSIPTFILYFIILGFGFGALLNNSLIVQESVEEEHVGIAQSSVNLFQSIGMTIGFSLFGSLLASKISSGMKSLASNISMEQALSLKNIKDGTTIPRNLDPVLLDKIKTIFSHAFQHLYWVSFVLAIVSFFICWGLKKEVLIGKKEDKENVEVKTEHS; this is translated from the coding sequence GTGAAACAAAATAACAAAGCACTTATTCTAATTGGACTCATGATTGGAGTTATTTTCTCGGAACTTGATGAAACAGCAGTTTCCACTGCGATGCCTACCATTATTCGTGATTTGGGTGGATTGGTGCTGTATGGATGGGTTGGCGGTGTCTATATGTTGGCCATGACATCGTTCATGGCGATTCTTGGTAAGCTTGCGGATTTGTACGGGCGCAAGCGAATTTACTTAGTTAGTATGGGCTTGTTTATCGCTGGTTCAATTGTCAGTGGGTCAGCTCATTCGATGGAAATGCTACTTGTCGGCCGTGGAATTCAAGGGATTGGCGCAGGTGGTCTTATGCCACTGGCAATGGTCATCTTTGGTGAATCGTTCCCAGTTGAACAGAGGGCGAAAATACAAGGCGTTTTCGGTGCGGTTATGTTTATTCCTCAGCTTGTTGGACCACTAATTGGAGGATATTTCGTCCAACATATTTCTTGGCATTGGATTTTCCTCGTTAATATTCCAGTAGGTGTGCTCGCGGCTGTTATACTATCGATCGGTTTGAATGAATCGAAAGCTAAAAAGGAAGTTAGCATTGACTGGGCAGGTGCATTTCTACTTGTATCGTCGTTAATCTGTTTACTACTAACACCGGTTCTACACCAGACGGAAGGCTATGCTTTGAGCAGTACAAAAATGATCATCCTTTATATACTTGGAACAGCTCTTCTTTCAATATTTGTATGGGTTGAATCAAAATCAAAGGAACCGATTCTACCATTACATTTATTTAAGAATCGAAATTTTGTCGTCATTTCTGCACTAGTATTCGTATTTATACTTGCCATAATGGGGTCTCTATCGTCGTTTCCATTTTTTGCTCAAAATGTACTTGGCCTTACACCAACAGAAGCTGGTTATCTAACCATACCAATAATGGTCGGAGCCGTTGGTGCTAGTGTGATAGCTGGACATTTGATGCCAAAATTCGCTTACCGAAACATATACGGGATTTTTTTCATCATTCCAATCATCGGATTTTATTTACTTTCTGGCATAGACGCACATACTTCGATTCCTACATTCATCCTGTATTTTATTATTTTAGGATTTGGGTTTGGAGCTTTGTTAAATAACTCTCTCATTGTGCAAGAGTCAGTTGAAGAAGAACATGTTGGAATTGCTCAGTCGTCCGTTAATTTATTTCAATCGATCGGTATGACAATTGGTTTTAGTCTATTCGGTTCCTTACTCGCTTCCAAAATTAGTTCAGGAATGAAATCACTGGCGAGTAATATATCGATGGAACAAGCACTTTCATTAAAAAACATAAAAGACGGAACAACCATTCCAAGAAATCTAGATCCAGTCCTTTTGGACAAAATAAAAACGATTTTCTCTCATGCATTTCAGCATTTGTACTGGGTATCATTTGTTCTCGCAATTGTTTCCTTTTTCATTTGTTGGGGATTAAAAAAAGAAGTTTTGATTGGGAAAAAGGAAGATAAAGAAAATGTAGAAGTTAAAACAGAACATTCTTAG
- a CDS encoding SRPBCC family protein yields MDTKVSTKMKILKPANEVFEAIVDPEKIGNFWFSRSSERWEQGKTVTLRYNEYNAQGDIKVLEVEENWQIVFSWGGYSQETVVKITLKELDSSTTIIEVNESGLKEEDPEIVNKMMGQKEGWVYTLTCLKGYLENGVNTLRASLVH; encoded by the coding sequence ATGGATACTAAAGTATCTACGAAAATGAAAATACTAAAGCCAGCTAATGAAGTTTTTGAAGCTATAGTGGATCCTGAAAAAATCGGGAATTTTTGGTTCTCGAGAAGCTCTGAAAGATGGGAACAGGGCAAGACGGTTACACTGAGATACAACGAATACAATGCTCAAGGGGACATAAAGGTATTGGAAGTAGAAGAAAATTGGCAAATCGTGTTCTCGTGGGGGGGATATAGTCAAGAAACTGTTGTTAAAATTACGCTAAAAGAGTTGGATAGTTCGACTACAATTATTGAAGTTAACGAATCAGGTTTGAAAGAAGAAGACCCTGAAATTGTAAACAAAATGATGGGACAAAAAGAAGGTTGGGTATATACGTTAACTTGTTTAAAGGGTTACTTAGAAAATGGGGTGAATACTTTAAGAGCATCATTAGTTCATTAG
- a CDS encoding VOC family protein, whose protein sequence is MAFTSKNIFINLSVKDVNKSTNFFKELGFEFNPQFSDENTSCMIISGNIFAMIMIEERFKGFSKKEIVDTTTSAEAILTFSAESRDQVNEIVNKALSSGGKPISEPQDHGFMYIWGFQDLDGHLWEVAYMDESAINQE, encoded by the coding sequence ATGGCATTCACATCCAAAAATATCTTTATTAATTTATCAGTAAAAGACGTGAACAAGTCCACAAATTTTTTCAAGGAGTTAGGTTTTGAGTTCAACCCTCAATTCTCCGATGAGAATACATCTTGTATGATCATCAGTGGCAACATCTTTGCTATGATAATGATTGAAGAACGTTTCAAAGGATTTAGTAAGAAGGAAATTGTGGATACTACTACTTCTGCCGAAGCAATTCTCACCTTTTCAGCTGAAAGTCGGGATCAAGTAAATGAGATAGTAAATAAGGCATTGTCTTCTGGTGGTAAACCTATTAGTGAGCCTCAAGATCATGGATTTATGTATATTTGGGGGTTTCAGGATTTAGATGGTCATTTATGGGAAGTTGCTTATATGGATGAAAGTGCAATTAATCAGGAATAA
- a CDS encoding group II intron maturase-specific domain-containing protein, translating into MKALNDARQILSKIGLTLHPEKTRITHIKWGFEFLGYKIKQGKGLKLPLHKIKKQPNIINIYAIPTEKSVKRFMDTIRSRTKRRIPLSLFELIESINPVIRGWGNYYRKAHVRKLFNKLQRWIVRRIWSHRFKRWRNMGWKKLHESKLYSAYKLVNLTSLIPDLESKVASKR; encoded by the coding sequence GTGAAGGCATTAAATGATGCAAGGCAAATACTATCTAAAATTGGCTTAACTCTCCACCCTGAGAAAACCAGAATTACACATATTAAATGGGGATTTGAATTTTTAGGATATAAGATTAAACAGGGAAAAGGACTTAAACTTCCTCTCCATAAAATCAAAAAGCAACCTAACATCATAAACATCTATGCAATTCCTACTGAGAAGTCAGTAAAGCGATTCATGGACACTATACGTAGCCGTACAAAACGAAGAATCCCATTAAGCTTATTTGAATTAATAGAAAGTATCAATCCTGTTATCAGAGGATGGGGTAACTACTATCGAAAAGCTCACGTTAGAAAACTCTTCAATAAACTCCAACGCTGGATTGTAAGAAGAATATGGAGCCATCGATTTAAAAGATGGCGAAACATGGGTTGGAAGAAACTTCACGAATCCAAACTCTATTCGGCTTACAAACTTGTAAACCTTACTTCATTAATTCCAGATTTAGAATCTAAAGTTGCATCTAAAAGATGA